CGGGGGAAGGCCGGCGTCCGCCGCGAAGGTCTTCGGGTCGCGGTCGGCGGCAAGCGCAAAGAGGGTGCCGGCCGGTGCGGTCGCGAGGATGTCGACACCGGACAAGGCGTCAAGCACCTCGGGCCCGGCCGCGGTCACATAGCAGCGCCATTCCGGCGGCGTCGGATCGTCGAGCGGGTTGGAGATGACGACGGCGGGAAGGTCCGCCGGCCGGTCGCTGGAGGTGAAGAAGGGAAGCCGCGCGATGATGCGCGGGCCGTCCGGCTGGGTCAGTGCCTGCCACCAGGGCGCCTCGCCGTCGACCAGCGGGACGAGGGCGAGATCGTTCTCAGACGTGGCGACGGCGCCGATCGCCGCATCGGCATCGCTCACCTCCAGCAGGGGCACGTTGAAGCCGAAATAGAAGCGGGCGACGTCGCGCAGGTCGTTGGGCCGGCGGTCGGTCGGGATGTGCAGTCGGAAGGGCGCCTGCAGGTAGGTGAAGGTGGAGATGATCTCGCGCCAGAGATATTCCACCGTGATCAGCGGCAGGGTGCCGCGGTGGCGTCCGGCGAAGCGGTGCATCATCGCGGCCTCGCGGGCGGGGCGAAAGGCGGCGCCCTTGCGGTCGCCCTGCTTGGTGACGATCAGTTCGTCGATGATCGAGGAGCGCTCGATCAGGAGATCGTGCATCTCGGCGTCGAGGGTGTCGATGCGCTCGCGCAGGCGCGCCAGGTTCGCCTGGCGGTCGGTGGCGGATGCCGTATCGCGTGTGTCGTCGCTCATGGAACCGGTTCGCGGCGATCCCTTGCCGGAATCGTTGCCGTTCTTGGGGGTGAAGGGACGGGCGGGGACGAGGCCGCCGCCAAGCGCCAAGTCATAGGCAGATGCGCGCGGAAAATCAAAAAAAACCGACGCGGGAGGCGCTCCGGTCGCGCTCAGCCTTGCGTGCGGGAGGCGCTGCGGGGCGCGGCCTGGGGCGCAAAGACCGGACGGAACACCGCCTTTGCCCGGGACGGCTTCAGCTTGATGCCCTTCATCACCTTCTTTTCCGCCTCAACGACGAGGACGCCGGCAAGGGCGGGCCAGAGCTTCTGGCCGAGCCGTTCGCTGGTGCGGGCATAGCGCAACAGCAGGCGCCTGGAGGACGGGGCGAAATGCAGCGCCTCGCTCCAGGCGACCGGCGTCAGCATGGCGTCTTCCAGGAAGGCGGTGAGCTGGCCGCTGCTGAACGGGCGGCCATAGCCGAAGGGCGTGCCCTCGGTCTGCGCCCACAGGCCGCGGCGGGCCGGCACGACGATCAGCAGGCGCCCGCCCGGCACCAGGACGCGCCAGGCCTCGCGCAGCACGGCGCCCGGATTGTCGGCCATCTCCAGGCCGTGCACGGCAATGATGCGGTCGATGGAGCCATCGGGCAGCGGCCAGGCGTCCTCGTCGACGAGGCCGGCGACGTTCGGGCCCTCCGGCGGCCAGGCGATCACCCCCTGGGGCGCGGGCATGAAGGCGAGGATGCGTTCCGATTCGGCCAGGAACGGGCGCAGATACGGCGTCGCAAAGCCGATGCCGAGGACCCGGTCGCCGGCGACTTTCGGCCAGATTTCCCGCAGCCGGGCGCTCACCACCGAGCGCACCATGCGCCCGAGCGGCTGGTCGTAAAAGCCCTTCATGTGCAGGACATCGACATACATCGCTGGATCGTCCGCTCCCTGAAACTTCCCGACATTACCCGGCAGGCCCGACCGCGCAAGAGGTGGACAGTCTGGCGGGCGCAGGTCACCATGGCGCCCTCACCAACAGCGACGAAGGGGGCGACGATGCCGGCAATCGAGGTTCACCAGTTTCCGTGCCTGTCAGATAATTACGCGGTGCTGGTTCACAATCCGGCAACGGCGGCAACGCTCCTCATCGATGCGCCCGAGGAGGGGCCCGTCCGCGCGGCGCTGGCCGAGACGGGCTGGACGCTGACCCACATCCTTGTCACCCATCACCACTGGGACCACACCCAAGGGATCGCGGCACTGAAGGCGGAAACCGGCTGCACGGTGATCGGCCCGGCCGCCGAGGAGGCCAAGATCAAGACCCTCGACGAGACAGTCGGCGACGGCGACGTCATCCATCCGGGCGGCATCGAGGTCAGGGCGATCGCAACGCCGGGCCACACCCTCGGGCAGATCTCCTACTACCTGCCGGAGGCGGGCGTTGCGTTCACCGGCGATACGCTGTTCTCGCTCGGCTGCGGGCGGGTCTTCGAAGGCGATGCGCCGATGATGTGGGGATCCATGCAGCGGCTGATGCAGCGCATTCCCGACGAGACGAAGATCTATTGCGGCCACGAGTACACCCTCGCCAACGCCAGGTTCGCCGTCACCGTCGATCCGGACAATGCGGCGCTGAAGGAGCGGCTGTCGGAGGTCGAGGACTTGCGCGGGCGCGGCGCGCCGACCCTGCCGACGACGATGGCGGCGGAAAAGGCGACCAACCCGTTCCTTCGCGCCGACGATCCGGCGATCCGCTCGCATCTGAAGATGGCCTCCGCCGAGGACGCGGCGGTCTTTGCGGAAATCCGCTCGCGCAAGGACAATGCGTAACGCTCCGTCCCCGCGTCCAAGCGAACCGGCGTGAGATCAACCGAAGCCGCAGGCTTCGCAAGCCCGAAGGGCGCCGGCCGGTCAGGCCGCCCCATCGGAGCCGTGAGCGAAGCGAACCGGCGTGAGATCAAAAGGACCAAAATGACTCCCGATCCCTATCGCGAGCTTTCTGCCGAAGACGTCGCCCGCATGCTCGATCTGGCGCCGCACCCGGAGGGCGGCTTCTTCCGCGAGACGTTCCGGGACCCTGAGGAGCGGGACGGGCGGGCGCAGTCGACGGCGATCTATTACCTGCTCGGCGCCGGCGACGTCTCGGCCTGGCACCGGGTCGACGCGGTGGAGGTCTGGCACTGGTACGCGGGGGCGACGCTGGTGCTGACGATCTCGGAAAACGGCCACGACGCGGCCGCCGCCCATCTCGGCGCGGACATCGCGAACGGCGAGCGCCCGCAGATCGTGGTGCCGCGCCATGCCTGGCAGACGGCGACCTCGCTCGGGGCCTGGACGCTGGTCGGCTGCACGGTGGCGCCCGGGTTCCTGTTCGAAGGCTTCGAGATGGCGCCGCCGGACTGGCGGCCCGAACCGCGGGCCCCGAGCGCCCGGTAAACTGCTTATATCGTTGACGTCAACGTAATCGTTGAAACTACGGTGGACAGCGTCAATCCACCGCAGGCAAGTGCGATTTCCGCCGGATTTCCGCTCTTTTTTCGCCTGCGACATTTTGACATAGGCGGGCGCGGAAAACCGCGGCATACATCCGAATATTAGAAATACCTGTTTCAACTGACGGGGTCCCGCATGGCCTCGGGACAAACGTCTTGCTGGTTTTCTTCCCGTTTATCGACAAGGATGTCGGCAGTCGCACCCGCTGAAAAGGGTGCCGCGTTGATAACGGAGAAAAAAATGGCACATGTAGTTGTCCTGGGAGGAGGCTTGGGCGGTGTTTCGGCGGCATATGAGGTTCGCCAGGCCCTGCGCAAGGAGCACAAGGTTACCGTCGTTTCCAAGAACTCCTTTTTTCAATTCACCCCGTCCAATCCCTGGGTCGCCGTCAAGTGGCGCACCAAGAAGGCGATCACCGTGGAGCTCGAGCCGGTGCTGAAGCGGCACGGCATCGATTTCATCTGCAATCCGGCCGCCAAGCTCCTGCCGGAGGAGAACCGCATCGTTCTGGAAGACGGCGCGGACGTCTCCTACGACTACCTGATCATCGCTACCGGCCCGGAACTGGCCTTCGACGAGATCGAGGGCCTCGGCCCCCATGGCGGCTACACCCAGTCGGTGTGCGACGTCGACCATGCGGTCTCCGCCTCTGAGACCTGGGACAAGTTCTGCGCCGATCCCGGCCCGATCGTCTGCGGCGCCGTGCAGGGCGCGTCCTGCTACGGCCCGGCTTACGAATTCGCGCTGATCATGGACACGGACCTGCGCAAGAGGAAGATCCGCGACAAGGTGCCGATGACCTTCGTCACGGCCGAGCCCTATGTCGGCCATCTCGGCCTCGGCGGCGTCGGCGACACCAAGGGCCTCCTGGAATCCGGCCTGCGCGAGCGGCACATCCGCTGGATCTGCAACGCCAAGGTCGCCAAGGTCGAAGACGGCACCATGCATGTGGTGGAGCACAATGACGACGGCTCGGTGAAGAAGGAGCACGAGCTGCCCTTCAAGTATTCCATGATGCTGCCGGCGTTCCGCGGCATCGGCGCCGTGCGCGACATCGAGGGCCTCGTCAATCCGCGCGGCTTCATCGTCGTCGACAAGCACCAGCGGAACCCGAAATATCCGAATGTCTTCGGCGTCGGCGTGTGCATCGCCATCGCGCCGCTGGAGGCGACGGCGGTTCCGGTCGGCGTGCCGAAGACCGGCTACATGATCGAGAGCATGGTGACGGCGACCGCCCTCAACATCGGCGAGATCATCGCCGGCCAGCAGCCGACCCACGAGGCGTCGTGGAACGCCATCTGCCTTGCCGACTTCGGCGACACCGGCATCGCCTTCGTGGCGCTTCCGCAGAACCCGCCGCGCAACGTCAACTGGTCGTCGAGCGGGCGCTGGGTGCACCTGGCCAAGATCGCCTTCGAGAAGTACTTCCTGCGCAAGGTGCGCAAGGGCTCGACCGAACCCTATTACGAAAAGGTCGTGCTGCAGCTCCTCGACATCGGCAAGCTGAAGGAAAAGGTGCTCGGGTAATTCCGGCCCGATTTTCATCGCCAAGACCACGCCGCGCCCGGTCCGCCGGGCGCGGTTTTTGTTTTCCGCCGTATGGCCGTTTGCGGCTGCCGGTTCGAGGATGCCTCTCCCCTCGCTCTGCGTCACCACCGGACTTGATCCGGTGGTCCATGATGAGGCGCGGCAAGAACCGGCCCAATGGGTTGTTCCGAAAGGCATCATGGATTGCCGTGTCAAGCACGGCAATGACGCGGAGTGGGTGGATCCCGGGGTGCGCAAGTGGGGGCTGATCCCTGTCGGGCCGGTGCGGCAATAAAGCTGGAGCGGACCAATCGGGAGCGCCAAGCCTTAAAGGCTGGTGCTGGCCAGACCCCCGACCCGCAGACTATCAGCCTATATGACATGACTACGGAGGGGAGAATCTCGTCCGTCAACATGCATGATGCATGACTATGGATGCTCTATCGCCCGGACATCCGATCGCCGTCGCAGCATGTCCTTTGCCGCAAGGACCGCGCCGCCGGTGATGGCCAGGCAGGCGATGACGACGGGCCAGGAGGCGACGCCGAAGCCGAAGGCGATGAGGATCAGGGTGGACAGAAGCGGGGCGGCGTAGGAGGCGGCGCCGAGGACCTGGATGTCGCCCTTCTTCACGCCGACGTCCCAGACATAAAAGGCCGCGCCGACCGGCATCAGGCCGAGGCCGGCAACGGCAAGCCACTCGCCCGCATCGGCCGGCCAGACGGTTTGTTCGAAAAGGAGATGGCACACAGCGCTGAGGGCGGCACCGGCAAGGCAGAAGCCGGCGACGGCGTCGGTCGGGACGCCCGCAAAGCGCCGCGAGACAACGGAATAGGTCGACCATGTCAGCGCGCAGACGGCGGCCGCCAGATAGCCGGTGGTGTATTCGGCGTTGAACGCAAAACCCCTGCCGCCGGTGACGATGAGCGCCGTGCCGAAAAGGCCGAGAAGGGATCCCGCGATGTGGAACCAGCGCAGGCGTTCGCCGGGCAGCAACGCGGAAAAGACGACGATCAGCAGCGGCCAGAGATAGGCGATGAGGCCGGCCTCGACCGGTGGGGCGTTCCTCAGCGCCGTATAGTAGAAAAAGTGGTAGCCGAAGAGGCCGCCGACGCCGAGGAGCCAGACCGGCCAGGGCTGGATGAGCGCACCGGCGGCGCCGGGCCTCCAGGTCCAGGAGACGACGCCGATCAGTCCGCCGAGGCCCATGGTCAGCGCCAGGAGCTGGAACGGCGGGACCTTGCCGCTTGCCGCGGTGAAGAGCGCGAGCAGCGCCCACATCAGGACGGCGGTAAAGCCGATCAGGGTGGCGAGGCGGACGGTCATGGCAGGGTTTACCCGGCGAACCGGTCGGTCGCCGCGATCAGCGCGGAGCGGATGCCCGGCTCGGAAAAGGCGTGGCCGGCATCGTCGATGACGGTGAACTCGGCCTCCGGCCAGGCCTTGTGCAGGTCGTAGGCCGTGCGCATGGGCGTCGCCGCGTCGTAGCGGCCCTGGACGATGACGCCGGGTATGGCTTTGAGGCGTCCCGCGTCGCGGATGAGCTGGCCTTCGTCCAGGAAGCCGGCATTGACGAAGTAGTGGTTCTCGATGCGGGCAAAGGCGAGGGCGAAATTTTCCTCGCCGAAGTCGGCGGCGAAATCCGCGTTGGGCAGGAGCGTGATGGTGCGGCCCTCCCAGATCGACCAGGCTCTTGCCGCCTCAAGCTGTGCGGTACGGTCGGACCCGGTAAGGCGCCGGTGATAGGCGGCAAGGAGGTCGCTCCGCTCGTCGTCGGGGATCGGGGCGAGGAAGTCGTCCCAGTAGTCCGGGAAGAGCCAGGAGGCGCCCTCCTGATAGTACCAGGCGAGCTCGGAGCTGCGCAGGGTGAAGACGCCGCGCAGGATCAGCTCGCTGACCCGGTCCGGGTGCCTTTCGGCATAGGCGAGCGCGAGGCACGAGCCCCAGGAGCCGCCGAAGACCAGCCATTTGTCGATGCCGTGCATCTCGCGCAGCGCCTCGATGTCGGCGACGAGGTGCCAGGTGGTGTTGGCCTCCAGCGAGGCGTGGGGTTTCGAGCGGCCGCAGCCGCGCTGGTCGAACAGGATGACGTTGTAGCGCTCCGGGTCGAAATAGCGCCGCTGCTGGGCATTGCAGCCGCCGCCGGGGCCGCCATGCAGGAACACCGCCGGCTTTCCGTCCGGGTTGCCGCAGGCCTCCCAGTAGACCTCGTGGCCGTCGCCGGTCTGAAGCATGCCGGAGGCGTAGGGCTCGATGGGGGGATAGAGCGGCCGGTGTCGCATGGCGGGATCCGTCGGTTCTGGAAATCCGGCTCTTCATAACATGGCCAGAGGATGTCGCCAGCCGCCAAACGATGCCGCCAAAAAGAAACGGGAGCGGCCGGGGCCGCTCCCGCTCGATGTTACAAAGCTTTGTCGCCGGCGGTCAGACCATGTACTGGCCGCCATTGGCCGAGAGCGTCGAGCCGGTGATGAAGCCGGCGTCTTCCGAGGCGAGGAAGACGACGCAGCGGGCGATCTCCTCCGGCTCGCCGAGGCGGCCGATAGGGATCATGCCGATGATGGACTCCAGCACCTTTTCCGGCACGGCGCGGACCATCTCGGTCCCGATATAGCCCGGGCAGATGGCGTTGACGGTGATGCCCTTGCGGGCGCCTTCCTGGGCCAGCGCCTTGGTGAAGCCGATCTCGCCGGCCTTGGCGGCGGAATAGTTGGACTGGCCCATCTGGCCCTTCTGGCCGTTGACGGAGGAGATGCTGATGACGCGGCCGAAGCTGCGCTCGCGCATGCCCTCCCAGACATGGCGGGTCATGTTGAAGAGCGCGTTCAGATTGGTGTCGATGACGGCGGACCACTGCTCGGGCGTCATCTTGTGGAACATGCCGTCGCGGGTGATGCCGGCATTGTTGACCAGCACGTCGACCGGGCCGATATCGGCCTCGACCTTGGCGATGCCTTCCGCGCAGGCATTGAAGTCGGAGACGTTCCACTTGTAGACCGGGATGCCGGTCTCTTCGTGGAATTTGGAGGCGGCCTCGTCATTGCCCGCATAGGTCGCGGCGACGGAATAGCCGGCATCCTTCAAGGCTTTGGAAATGGCGGCGCCGATGCCTCTGGTGCCGCCGGTAACAATCGCAACTTTACCCATATCTGTTTCCTCACTGTTCGTTTTTGTGTTTGTGCTTTTGCTTGTGACTTCTCCGGCCCGTCGAAATAGAAAGCCCGCGGCGGGCCGACCGCCGCGGGCGTGATTGCTCCTTCTCCTAGCGCTCGACGCAGAGCGCGACGCCCATGCCGCCGCCGATGCACAGGGTGGCAAGGCCCTTCTTGGCGTCGCGGCGCTTCATCTCGTGCAGCAGCGTCACCAGCACCCGGGCGCCGGAAGCGCCGATCGGGTGGCCGATGGCGATGGCGCCGCCATTGACGTTGACGATGTCGGTGTTCCAGCCCATGTCCTTGTTGACCGCGCAGGCCTGGGCGGCGAAGGCCTCGTTGGCCTCCACGAGGTCGAGGTCGTCGACCGACCAGCCGGCCTTTTCCAGCGCCTTGCGCGAGGCCGGGATCGGGCCGGTGCCCATGATCGCCGGATCGACGCCGGCGGTCGCCCAGGACTTGATGCGGGCGAGCGGCTCAAGGCCGCGCTTCTCGGCTTCTGCGGCCGACATCAGGACGATGGCGGCGGCGCCGTCATTGATGCCCGATGCGTTGCCGGCGGTCACCGTGCCGTCCTTGGTAAAGGCCGGGCGCAGCTTGGCGACGCCGTCGATGGTGGCGCCGAGGCGGATATATTCGTCGTCCTCCACGACCCGCTCCTTGCGCCGTTCGACGACGGTCACGGGCACGATCTCGTCCTTGAACCGGCCCGCCTTCTGCGCCTCTTCGGCCTTGTTCTGGGAGGCGACGGCGAAGGCGTCCTGCTCATCGCGGGTGAGCTGCCACTGGGTGGCGACGTTCTCGGCCGTGTTGCCCATGTGATAGCCGTTGAAGGCGTCCCACAGGCCGTCCTTGATCATGGAATCGATCATCTTGTAGTCGCCCATCTTGTGGCCGGCCCGAAGGTTGGCGCAGTGGGGCGACAGCGTCATGTTTTCCTGGCCGCCGGCGACGATGACGTCGGCATCGCCGCACAGGATCTGCTGCATGCCGAGGGCGACGGTCCTGAGCCCCGAGCCGCAGACCTGGTTGACGACCCAGGCCGTTGCCTCCTTTGGCAGGCCGGCGGCGATTGCGGCCTGGCGCGCCGGGTTCTGGCCCTGTGCCGCGGTCAGCACCTGGCCGAAGATCACCTCGTCGACGTCTTCCGGGGCAACGGAGGCGCGCTCCAGGGCGGCCTTGATGGCGACCGCGCCGAGTTCGTGCGCAGGGGTGTTGGAAAACGAGCCGTTGAAGCTTCCAACGGGTGTGCGCGCGGCGCTGACGATTACAACTTCACTGGTCTGACCCATCCGTTCCTCCCGGGTGTCTGGTCTTGAGCATGCATGCATTTGAGGGCTTGTCTTTGCGGGTTAAAACCCGTGCGCCCGATGCCGGATACACGGAATAGACCTATCGGTTCCGGTTGAGTCAACCGTACTATTCGGTGATGCGGATGTTCCCGTCGACGTAGAGGATGCTGCACCACGGCAAGGATTCCGGGGCCGCGAGGAGCCTTTCGGGGCGGCCGAAACCGCCCGGTTTCCGTCGCGGGCCAAATCTATTCCTTGCGAGGCGCCGTTTTCGGCGCATAGGATGCCGCAAGTGGTTGTGCAGTGCGGCCGCTCGCAAAAACAACAAGGCGAATCCAAGGGGCAGGGAACGGATGGCGAAAACAGAAAAACCGACCGTCATCAAGAAATACGCGAACCGGCGGCTCTACAACACCGGGACGAGCACCTATGTGACGCTCGAAGACCTCGCCGAGATGGTCAAGAACGAGGACGACTTCGTCGTCTTCGATGCCAAATCCGGCGACGAGATCACCCGTTCGGTGCTGACCCAGATCATCTTCGAGCAGGAGAACAAGGGCCAGAACCTCCTGCCGATCGCCTTCCTCAGGCAGCTCATCCGGTTTTACGGCGATTCCATGCAGACGCTGGTGCCGAGCTATCTGGAATTCTCCATGTCGTCCTTCGCCAAGGAGCAGGAAAAGCTGCGCCAGCAGATGACCGCCTCGATCGGCCAGACCGCCTTCGAGGCGCTGGAGGACCAGGTGCGGCGCAACACCGACATGTTCGAAAAGGCGATGCGCATGTTCCTGCCCTTCGGTGCCGGCGGTGTCGGTACAGGCACTGGCGGCACAGGCACTGGCGGACCGGGCACCGGCGGACCGGGCGCGGGCACAACGGGTGCCGGCAGTACCGGCACGGGCGCCGGCGGCGACGCCAGGCCGGAGGAACCCTCCGACATTTCCGACCTCAAGAAGCAGCTTTCCCAGATGCAGAAGCAGCTCGACGCGCTTTCCGGCAAGGACGAGGACTGAACCCGGCGCGTTTGGCGACGGTCATTGCGGGAGCCGGACGGGCACCCGGCGGGAGCGGCCATTGACAAGGCCCCGGCCGGCGCGCAGTCTCTGTCCATTCACCCGGGGGGTCCCGACAAGGGGCTGAGATGCTGATGGCGCCGCCCGGCGCAGCGCAGTGACCCGACGAACCTGATCCAGTTCATACTGGCGTAGGGATGGTGCACCGGCTGCGCGGCTTCGGCCGAATCGTCCTGAGGCGACGTCCTCGCGGTCCTTCTCCATTCAACGCGGAACTGGGTCTCCAACGCTTCGAGCTCTGGAGGCTCCGACCGATGACCGACCATACCCCCACCGTCACCACGGGCCCGCTGCCCGCCTCGCGCCGCGTCTGGCATAGGGGCGCCGTGCACCCCGACATTCGCGTTCCGATGCGCGAGATCGACCTGCATCCCACCGCTGGCGAGCCGCCCGTCACCGTCTATGACAGCTCCGGTCCCTATACGGACCCTGAGGCCGAGATCGCCATCGACAAGGGCCTGCCGCGCCTGCGCGCCGGCTGGATCGCCGCGCGCGGCGACACCGAGGCCTATGACGGCCGCCACGTGACGCCCGCGGACAACGGCTTTGCCGACGGTGCGCGTCTGACGCCGGAATTCCCCGTCCGCCATCGGCCTCTTCGGGCGACAGGGGGACGGGCGGCGACGCAGATGGCCTATGCAAGGGCCGGCATCGTCACGCCGGAAATGGAGTTCGTCGCGATCCGCGAGAACCTCGGCAGGCAGGCGGCGAAAGAGGCGCCGGCGCGCGACGGCGAGGCGTTCGGCGCCGAGATCCCCGACCTCATCACGCCGGAATTCGTGCGCGACGAGGTGGCGAGGGGCCGGGCGATCATTCCCGCCAACATCAACCACCCGGAGGCCGAGCCGATGGCCATCGGGCGCAACTTCCTCGTCAAGATCAACGCCAATATCGGCAATTCCGCCGTCACGTCCTCGATGGCCGAGGAGGTGGAGAAGATGGTCTGGGCGACGCGCTGGGGCGCCGATACGGTCATGGACCTCTCCACGGGGCGCAACATCCACAACATCCGCGACTGGATCCTGCGCAACAGCCCGGTGCCGATCGGCACCGTGCCGCTCTACCAGGCCCTGGAGAAGGTCGGCGGCATCGCCGAGGATCTCTCCTGGGAGGTGTTCCGCGACACGCTGGTCGAACAGGCCGAGCAGGGGGTGGACTATTTCACCATCCATGCCGGCGTTCGGCTGCACATGATCCCGCTGACGGTGGGCCGGGTGACGGGGATCGTCAGCCGAGGCGGCTCGATCATGGCCAAGTGGTGCCTGCACCACCACCGCGAGAGCTTCCTCTACGAGCATTTCGACGAGATCTGCGACATCGCGCGGGCCTATGACGTCTCGTTCAGCCTCGGCGACGGGTTGCGGCCCGGCTCCATCGCCGATGCCAACGACGCCGCCCAGTTCGCCGAGCTGGAGACGCTCGGGGAGCTGACCCAGATCGCCTGGGCGAAGGACTGCCAGGTGATGATCGAGGGGCCTGGCCACGTGCCAATGCACAAGATCAAGGCCAATATGGACAAGCAATTGGAGGTCTGTGGCGAGGCGCCGTTCTATACGCTCGGGCCGCTGACGACCGACATCGCGCCGGGCTACGACCACATCACGTCGGGCATCGGGGCGGCGATGATCGGCTGGTTCGGCACGGCGATGCTCTGCTATGTGACGCCGAAGGAGCATCTCGGCCTGCCGGACCGCAACGACGTCAAGACCGGCGTCATCACCTACAAGATCGCCGCCCATGCCGCGGACCTCGCCAAGGGGCATCCGGCGGCCCGG
The sequence above is drawn from the Rhodobium gokarnense genome and encodes:
- the thiC gene encoding phosphomethylpyrimidine synthase ThiC; its protein translation is MTDHTPTVTTGPLPASRRVWHRGAVHPDIRVPMREIDLHPTAGEPPVTVYDSSGPYTDPEAEIAIDKGLPRLRAGWIAARGDTEAYDGRHVTPADNGFADGARLTPEFPVRHRPLRATGGRAATQMAYARAGIVTPEMEFVAIRENLGRQAAKEAPARDGEAFGAEIPDLITPEFVRDEVARGRAIIPANINHPEAEPMAIGRNFLVKINANIGNSAVTSSMAEEVEKMVWATRWGADTVMDLSTGRNIHNIRDWILRNSPVPIGTVPLYQALEKVGGIAEDLSWEVFRDTLVEQAEQGVDYFTIHAGVRLHMIPLTVGRVTGIVSRGGSIMAKWCLHHHRESFLYEHFDEICDIARAYDVSFSLGDGLRPGSIADANDAAQFAELETLGELTQIAWAKDCQVMIEGPGHVPMHKIKANMDKQLEVCGEAPFYTLGPLTTDIAPGYDHITSGIGAAMIGWFGTAMLCYVTPKEHLGLPDRNDVKTGVITYKIAAHAADLAKGHPAARARDDALSRARFEFRWEDQFNLALDPDTARSMHDETLPKEAHKVAHFCSMCGPKFCSMRISHDIRAEAQKEGMAKMAEKFREGGTLYVPMEDAR